In Halichondria panicea chromosome 5, odHalPani1.1, whole genome shotgun sequence, the genomic stretch ATTACAACTCGACAGTTTCCAAAGCCAACAGATCGATTTGAAATAAGGGAACTAGTTGATCCACGGTTTCCGAACCAAGCAATTCGAGCCAATGTTCTTGTGCCCGAGATAAAGAGACGACAAGCCCACATTAGCCTGATCGAGTACCCTCTATTACTGCAAATAGCACATCATTGCCTCAAAGACAAAGATGTTGAACGACCATCTTCCCAACAGCTTTGCCAAACACTGAGTGCTCTCAAGATGACAGCCAGGTACCAAGAAAGCTTCCAACAAGACCTGAACCTGATAATCAGAGATAATGAAGATTTACAAGCAAATTTACAGCTTATGGCAGAAAAAGATGACCAGATTAGAGCTAAAGACCAGCAACTACACACAAAGGACGCCGAAATTGGTCAGCTTGCTTTAAAACTACAAGCAAGTGAAGAGATGATAATACATAAAAACGAGCTGGCACGTATCAAGTGCATTGAAATTGATCAGTTTGCCACACAATTAGATCAAGCAACGAAAGAATTTCAAACTCAAAAACACAAGGCTAAAGCGATGGAGAAACACCTGAGGAGATTCAACAAAGAGATACAGTCATGTGACGAGAACACTGCTTCTCTCCGACAAACCATGGATCAACGAGACAGAGAAGTGACTGAACTGAGACACACGTTAGCAAGCAAGAACGAGGAAATTAACGATCTATCGACTCGAATACACCAAGTTGCACTGCAACAAGCTAAAGATACATCAATAAAACGTGTTATAATAATGAGGTGGGAGTCACTACCTGATGCACCTGTAGATATAATTTACGGATCGTCAGCCGTGGTTGGAGACATGGCATACTTCAATTACGGGGAGAGTAAAAATGTGTACGAGTTCAGCAATAATGAGTGGCAAGAGTTACCACTTTGCCCTAACAGTGACTTCACTATTGTCAGTGTCAATAATAGGCTCACAACTGTGGGAGGACGTTCAGACACACAATTCTTTAGTAATAAAGTCTACAGCTACATTAGCAACAAATGGGTAGAACACTTCCCTCCCATGCCAACCAGACGGTGGAGACCTGGAGCTGTGTACGCTAACAACACACTTTTAGTGGCTGGGGGATATTTTGATTCAAAAAAACTAACTACTGTAGAAATATTCAACACTGCTAACATGCAATGGTCTATGGTTAGCTCATTACCTGCGCCAACCACTCGCCCATCAACAGTAATCTGTGGAGACTACGTTTACATACATCCACGAGAAAATGAGATGTACAAATGCTCATTAACACAACTATCTCAGTCCCATCGAAGTTCAAGTATATGGGAGAAGATTGCTGCTTTGCCAGTTAATGCTTCCTCTCTTGTAACTGCTAATGGCCACCTGCTGGCAGTAGGTGGGAGGGACTCTAAAGAGAGAAAACTGACTAAGGAAATATATCAGTACAGCGCTAGCATGACATCATGGGCTGTCGTTAGTCAAATGTCAACACCACGATCAGTATGCCTTGTCGCTGCCCTCCCTGGGAACAAACTGATGGTGGTGGGAGGGTTTGATACACCCAAAAAATGTGAATTAGCTAGTTTTGTATAATCTCTCCCCTGCAGAATTGATTTTAGGCTTGTTTTTTGTTTGTCTTCTTTTTATTGTTCCTGTAAGTTGCTGCTATATAGCCAAAATATTATACTTAGTCTACTGTATTTATAAAActcctctataattatataattactcaTGTCAGCCAAGGATTTTTACTAGCACTTCAGTTCTTTAATATAGTGGCTATTGTGGAGGTGCATACATGAGCATAAAATAAGTGTGTGGGCTTTGTATTAGGACGATTCCAACTCATTTGCAAGTATTTTTGCTCAAAAGTGAAAAAAAAAAGGGAATCGAACTAAAAAAACATTAATGCACGTTGCTAGGATTTCCAGGAAAAGCACGaaaaagcgtagaaacaagaaattcagcgagtgcataactctaatccgttacaacgtcattcacatgtactgtttcaagCAATTTAAGTTGTTTGtgcttaattatatatagctataatatatagaaCATGATTATCAATTATTCATAccgatataattatcatgtatacatgcatgtacattataatgatgtatatatatacctgtcaTCCGCAAACCCTCTAAGGTTTCATCACTTAACTTCATCTTCTAGCTTCTTCTGAATACGTGTGAAATCCAACGTTGTTCAACACTATACGATCCCATTCATCTAAGTAGGCCAGAAAATCATTTTCAagccactgcatgtattatgtatTAATAGCTCATGCATCAGTACTGCAATAAGATACCTCGAATCTGGGATCCTCTGCAGATGTGTAAGAATCTAAGTATATGGTTTCTTTTTCTGGTAGCCTTCTTTTAGGTGACGAGTGTTGAGCATATCAAAAAATCGATCGAAGTACAAGACATATCTTCTTGTCTCTACTGTGTCTGCTTCATTGTAGTAACTCAGAGCATCAGCAACAGATTTTCCTAACACCTGCATCGTATAATGCTTAATCAACGTAACATTTAGGGCAGGCTGCATTTATAATTGAATTGAGCCAAAGTATAATGATATAAAAAAGGACGTATAAAGaggagagggcatgcaactcacgaTGTATATACTGGTGTATGTGtcatattattgatgagtcagcaggatatgcatgtacatgtactagcctcgatcccaggccgagttttctcttttataacggttaggcgaaccagttgtttgcctaaccgttataaaagcgaaaactcggcctgggatcgaggctagtacatgtacgtagcaatTATCAGTAGTTCGTctttaatatacatgtacgtactatCATGGTGACTCATCTGTACTCTTATTCTTCCACATGACGTAATGATGATGTGCTCAAATGTATAGTTTTGGTAAAAGGATCAACAGAACCAGAGCATTTGTTGTACAGTATCTGTACATACTCCCAGCTAATATGTTGACCATTTAtctataaattaattatagaacaAATAATGGCTTAAATCGATTATTATGACTAACCCATAGTGCTCTTTTGTTACTGTGTCCAAAGGAATTCGACCAACAGTTACGGACAGTTTTCATTATTGTGGTACATCAGAAAAGAAGTACACATAACGGTTTTCACAGTAAGGGGGTTACGTACTTTGTGTAACACACCAGGTGCTGAATTCATTTTGAACTATTTGTCAGCAGTCAAGGATAATACTTTGAATCCGGCACACTCCACAACTTCCCAAACAATTGCAAACAGCTTATCCAATGTTATTCCTCGGGTAGCATATTGTGCATATGCAAAATTTATGGGGATAAAAATACCCCGCACCATGAAAACAAGCATTTCCGCCGCTATACGGGGGGCTGATCATCACTAATTAAATTCTCGAAGGACAACATTGCTGAACCaaagtcaacaactgattacCATACACTCGTGTTTGTCATACACTATCCCCTCCTTCACTTTCATTTCATCAAACACTACAGCCACTTGCTTTTGCCATTCTTTCAATGTTTCAATTTTTGCTTCCTTCATTAGTTGTTTGGTTACTTCTGGTTGAACTCTTATTCCATGTAATGACTAATAGTCCTGGAGGGTTCGTCCCCTGGGTAACGTAAGTACACCTTTCAAGGCATCATAAACTGAACTTGAAATCATTTTCAAATGAAAAC encodes the following:
- the LOC135335782 gene encoding serine/threonine-protein kinase 3/4-like translates to MAKTQDHEQEYTFRNVELLKNETFGIGSYGSVCKAKCDQLICAAKLLYPVLFQMTAPDPVKEHSHPFRRFETECAFLSRINHPNIVQYLGTYYDPDTNAPVLLMELLDESLTHFLESSPGDIPYHIQVNLSYDIAQALAFLHSNGIIHRDLSSNNVLLIAGSRAKVADFGMSKFTDINVTQLVTMTTCPGTPAFMSPEALNEPPVYTEKLDNFSFGVLLVQITTRQFPKPTDRFEIRELVDPRFPNQAIRANVLVPEIKRRQAHISLIEYPLLLQIAHHCLKDKDVERPSSQQLCQTLSALKMTARYQESFQQDLNLIIRDNEDLQANLQLMAEKDDQIRAKDQQLHTKDAEIGQLALKLQASEEMIIHKNELARIKCIEIDQFATQLDQATKEFQTQKHKAKAMEKHLRRFNKEIQSCDENTASLRQTMDQRDREVTELRHTLASKNEEINDLSTRIHQVALQQAKDTSIKRVIIMRWESLPDAPVDIIYGSSAVVGDMAYFNYGESKNVYEFSNNEWQELPLCPNSDFTIVSVNNRLTTVGGRSDTQFFSNKVYSYISNKWVEHFPPMPTRRWRPGAVYANNTLLVAGGYFDSKKLTTVEIFNTANMQWSMVSSLPAPTTRPSTVICGDYVYIHPRENEMYKCSLTQLSQSHRSSSIWEKIAALPVNASSLVTANGHLLAVGGRDSKERKLTKEIYQYSASMTSWAVVSQMSTPRSVCLVAALPGNKLMVVGGFDTPKKCELASFV